Within the Saccharomonospora amisosensis genome, the region TGCCCGCCGAGGTGCCCGTGCCGTTCGACATCGGCATCGTGCACCGCGATGACGATCTGGTCGTCGTGGACAAGCCGCACTTCATGGCCACCATTCCACGAGGGCAGCACGTGCTGGAGACCGCGCTGGTGCGGCTGCGTCGCGACCTCGGGCTGCCAGAGCTGAGCCCGGCACATCGGCTGGATCGGGGTACCGCGGGCTTGGTCATGTTCGTCACCCGCAGGCAGCTACGGGCTCCGTACCAGAACCTGTTCCGCGATCGGGCCGTCCGCAAGGAGTACGAGGCGATCGCGCCGTACAACCCCGCTGTCGAGCTGCCGGTGACGGTACGAAGCCGCATCGTCAAGGAGCGCGGGGTCCTGAAGGCGATGGAGGTCCCGGGCGACTTCAACGCCGAGACGCGGGTCGAACTCGTGGAGCATCGTGACGGGCTCGGCCGCTACCGGCTGCTGCCCGCGACCGGCAGGACACACCAGCTACGCGTGCACATGAACTCGCTGGGGTTGCCCATCCTCGGCGACACCTTCTATCCGGAGCTGACCGAAACCACTCTCGGCGACTTCACCCGCCCGCTGCAACTGCTCGCCAAGGTGCTCGAGTTCACCGACCCGGTCTCGGGCCTACCCCGCCGGTTCGAAAGCCTGTCGACGCTGCGCGCGTGGGACGACTACGCCGCCTGGGCTGCCGGACCCACCTCACCCTGACTACCCGCGAGTCCCCCGCACACATCCGCGAGTCCCCGCACCCGCGCGGAGGTGTTCTCCAAGCGCGAGTAGCAGACTGCCCGCCCCGAGACCGTGACCACGGACTTGCCGCAGCCGACGTTCGTGGCAGGCGGACGTGGGACGCGACCGAGGTGCGGTAACAGGCGGGCTGTCGGTCTGTGTCCCACCTCCCGGAACTGCTGTCGGCCGGTTACCAGTTCGCCGACACTTTCGCCCCACTGCACGTCCGATACCGATCTCCCGCGGAAACCGGTGAGTCCTGCGCTCCCGTCGCGAGGTACCTAGATCACCAGCGCCGACCGAAGCGCGAACTCGCAGGCGAGAACGCAGAACTCGCAGGCGAGAACGCAGAACTCGCAGGCGAGAACGGGGGACTCGCGGCGGGGCGTCAGCCGCGCTCGATGAGGTGGCCGACCACGTCCGGGCCCGGGTGGGCGGAGCCGGAACCGTCCCTGCGGTTGTCCACCTCCGGGAGTTCGACCGGGTCGCCGTTCTTCATCGCGCCGGCGGGCCGGGGCCCGATCCAGGCCACGGCAAGCCCCGCCTCGCCCTTGAGGAAGCGCTGTGCCCGCACCCCACCGGTCGCGCGGCCCTTGGCCGGGTATTCCGCCAACGGCGTCACCTTCACGCTCGAACCGGTCGCCGTCACCACCATCGGTTCACCGTGCTCGGCATCGTCGGTGCGTACCGCGCCGAAGAACACCGCCTCCGCGTCGGCGGGCAGGTTGATTCCCGCCACACCTCCGCTTCGCAGGCCCTGCGGGCGCACCAGCGAAGCCGCAAATCGCAGCAGCGAGGCCTGCGACGACACGAACGTCAGCGTCTCATGGCCGTCGGTCAGCCACGTGGCACCCACCACCTCGTCGCCGTCCTTGAGGGTGATCACGTCGAACTCGTCGGCGCGCACCGGCCACTCCGGGGCACACACCTTCACAACACCGCGCCGGGTGCCGAGCGCCAGGCCCGGCGAGGATTCGGCCTGTTCGCCCAGTGGCGCCAGTCCGACTACCCGCTCCCCCTTGTCCAGCGGGACGAGTTCCGGTGCGGCCACCCCACCCCGCAGGGAGACGGTGCCCGCCTGCTCCGGCAGCACCGGCAGCGGCAACACTTCGGTCTTGAACGCCCTGCCCTTGCTGGTGACCAGCAGGACTTGGCCTCGAGCCGTCGTGTGCACCACGGCGGCGACCGCGTCGTGCCTGGCGCGACCGCTTCGGCGCC harbors:
- a CDS encoding pseudouridine synthase, with the translated sequence MRRPKSPLPQRHGLDAARLRLPAAGPWATVRDHLVDRLPRLEPHRIDEMLRQERIVGLDGPITQRTPFQPNALIWFHRDLPAEVPVPFDIGIVHRDDDLVVVDKPHFMATIPRGQHVLETALVRLRRDLGLPELSPAHRLDRGTAGLVMFVTRRQLRAPYQNLFRDRAVRKEYEAIAPYNPAVELPVTVRSRIVKERGVLKAMEVPGDFNAETRVELVEHRDGLGRYRLLPATGRTHQLRVHMNSLGLPILGDTFYPELTETTLGDFTRPLQLLAKVLEFTDPVSGLPRRFESLSTLRAWDDYAAWAAGPTSP